In a single window of the Nicotiana tomentosiformis chromosome 8, ASM39032v3, whole genome shotgun sequence genome:
- the LOC104098856 gene encoding uncharacterized WD repeat-containing protein C2A9.03-like — MSHQQEDDADYMANEYEMEAIDDDMDDEFHGRDIDASDSDADEYDYMNNKMQDTSAAEARRGRDIQGIPWERLSITREKYRQTRLEQYKNYENVPQSGEASEKDCKATNKEASYYDFRRNSRSVKSTILHFQLRNLVWATSKHDVYLMSHFSVIHWSSLTCRKTEVLNVSGHVAPCEKHPGSLLEGFTQTQVSTLTVKDKLLVAGGFQGELICKYLDRPGVCFCSRTTYDDNAITNAVEIYNTASGALHFIASNNDSGVRDFDMEKFQLSKHFRFPWPVNHASLSPDGKLLAIVGDNPDGLLVDSRNAKIVSPLCGHGDFSFASAWHPDGLTFATGNQDKTCRVWDVRNLSKSVVALKGNLGAIRSIRYTSDGRFMAMAEPADFVHVFDVKSGYEQEQEIDFFGEISGLSFSPDTESLFVGVWDRTYGSLLEFGRRHNYTYHDTII; from the exons ATGTCCCATCAACAAGAGGATGATGCTGATTACATGGCAAACGAATATGAAATGGAAGCTATAGATGATGATATGGATGATGAGTTCCATGGAAGAGATATTGATGCCTCTGATTCAGATGCAGATGAATATGACTACATG AATAATAAAATGCAAGATACCTCTGCTGCCGAGGCAAGGAGAGGTAGAGACATTCAAGGGATTCCCTGGGAAAGGCTTAGCATAACCAGGGAGAAATACAGGCAAACGAGATTAGAGCAATATAAGAACTATGAAAATGTTCCGCAATCTGGGGAGGCATCAGAGAAG GACTGCAAAGCCACAAACAAAGAGGCTTCGTACTATGACTTCAGACGTAATTCAAGATCTGTTAAATCAACAATTTTACACTTCCAG CTGAGGAACTTGGTCTGGGCAACCTCCAAGCATGACGTGTACCTTATGTCCCATTTTTCCGTCATTCATTGGTCATCCTTGACCTGTAGAAAAACTGAAGTTCTGAATGTATCAGGGCATGTAGCACCATGTGAG AAGCATCCCGGTAGCCTTTTAGAAGGATTTACACAGACTCAAGTCAGCACTCTTACGGTGAAAGACAAGTTGCTTGTAGCTGGGGGATTTCAAGGAGAACTTATTTGCAAG TATTTAGACAGACCTGGAGTTTGCTTCTGTTCCCGGACAACATATGATGACAATGCAATTACTAATGCTGTTGAGATTTATAACACTGCCAG TGGTGCACTTCATTTTATAGCTTCAAATAACGACTCTGGAGTTCGAGATTTTGATATGGAGAAATTTCAACTGTCCAAGCATTTCCGTTTTCCCTGGCCAGTGAAT CATGCATCACTGAGCCCTGACGGTAAGCTTCTCGCAATAGTTGGAGATAATCCTGACGGTTTATTGGTTGATTCCAGAAATGCAAAG ATTGTTTCACCTTTGTGCGGACATGGTGACTTCTCGTTTGCGTCAGCATGGCATCCTGATGGGCTAACTTTTGCAACTGGGAACCAAGATAAAACCTGCAGAGTATGGGACGTACGGAACTTGTCGAAATCAGTTGTTGCTTTGAAGGGTAACCTTGGAGCTATTCGGTCAATCCGCTACACATCTGATGGCAGATTTATGGCTATGGCAGAACCTGCAGATTTCGTTCATGTTTTTGATGTAAAAAGTGGATATGAGCAGGAGCAAGAAATTGATTTCTTTGGTGAGATATCAGGTCTGTCTTTTAGTCCTGATACAGAGTCCCTTTTCGTTGGAGTTTGGGATCGAACATATGGTAGCCTTCTGGAGTTTGGACGACGGCATAACTACACATACCATGACACAATAATCTGA